Sequence from the Prunus persica cultivar Lovell chromosome G5, Prunus_persica_NCBIv2, whole genome shotgun sequence genome:
AGTTTGCTTTTTGAACAGTTAGAACGACAGCGCCCATGTGGTTCtacaaaaaaaatggaaaatgctGGATTAATTGCCTCGATGCCAGGAAGAACAATTAACATAGAATGTTGATAAGTTGGTTAACAAAAATATTCAGACAATCAAACTGAGGTCGGAAAAAGATAAGATTCCAGTTTTAAAAATGCAAAACCTGAGGAAGTCCTCAGACATTTCTCTTTCATCTagcatttcatttcattgagAAATCTATAAAATATAAGCGTAAAATGGGAGAGGGAACAGCAGAGTCAGCACCTTGCAAGCAATTAGCTCAATTAGTTGCATTAGGAACTTCCCCAGACCTTTCCCTTGTACGCGAGGCTCGAGTTGCAATTCATAAACATAAAGAACAGGCAATTCTTCCTCTATGACAAAGCGAAAATGTACAAACCCAACTATGGGGCCCCTCTCTTCTACACAACTAGCTGAGGTCTTTTCACGTTCAGACGTTGTTAAGAATTCAACCGAACTTGCATTTGAAGCGTTACGCACAAATACATAACGTGCTTCTGGTGCAACCATCTCCCTGCGCTTCACCTTCTCTTCCGCAGGCCACTCAGATCCATACAGCCCCTCCATATTGGCCTGATGATTTCTCAAAACTTGAATGAGTTTTCCCAAAAGAGCAAAGAAAGCAAATGAGAACATCAGCATAATTTGGTGGTGTTAAGCAAAAACGTCAGACAGCTTCAAATACCTTGAGGAGATTTTGAATGAATTGCTTAACATGAGAGTAGAGCTTGTCCCCCCTTCCTGATTCCAAGAATGCAGATAGGCCTAACATCCAATGAGATCACATGAAATTTCATCTTCCACAAAAAACTTTGAGGGATTCTAACTTGCAAAACCAAGCAAGACAACTGCAATATCCCCAAGAATAATTTCTAGCCATCTAAACTTATAAAGTAGCACAAGCTCATCACTTGCATACAAAAATGGACGAACCCGTAATGGGGCTGCTAccaaaaaatggaagagaaaaaaaaaaaatggcagcAGGGTTCCGTTTTAAATTCCCACAATTTGCCTGTTTTCCTGCTCGAATGAGCTCACTGTCCAGAATGGGTTTCcaagagaaattgaaatagtactgcaaataaacaaaatcttcAAACGAATTGTGAAAAGGTAGCATAGATAATATAAAAGCGAGGTACCGCTTATTTGGTAATGGCGAAAGGCAGGGAAAGCAGAAAGATAGTCCTTTTCGGCAGAAGCTACTTTTATCAGTGCATCCATAGCCTTCCTCTTCTCAATTAtctaaaaatccaaaattaaatTGCACCAATAAGAGTTGGAATTGTTACAGATTACAGGAAAGACATGTGATTTACCTCTTTGCGCTTCGGCTTAGCCTTGTTTTCTCTGTTATTGCGTGAAAGCCCCTTGGACTCCATTGTTGCTCAAAGGATCActattcacacacacacacacacacacacacacacacacacacactctctctctctctctctctctctctctctttctctctctctctctctctcccaccgGTATAATCGCATTCCTTTTCTTCTATAATAATCGGAAGGACCATCTTTATgagttatatttttataatttaaaaataatatacttTGTTATTTTGGTGATAATTAAAGTTGAATACTTTCACAAGCAGCCAGAGAGTTGGGGACATTTTCCAAACCAAATGTGCTGCTGCTGGGAAGGGAATGGAAACCCTAGGAAAAGTTCATTTGTATAGGATGCGTGGAGAAGGATTTTTCAGTTCCCTGTGTATGATAATGTAAAAGCTTTTATGTTTCTTCAAAAGTTCACTTCTTTTTGCAGAGCAGCTTCATATAGTCCATCTCCATGGCGTGAATTTGCAATCATGTAGgctatatttaattaataaataaattgtttttttaaatgtagGCAAAgctaagtttttttatttttttgcaacCGTGATCTGCCAATTACCGTCCTTGATCAGATAATTAGGGAAGgggcaaaacaaaacaaaaaaaaaaaaaaacaaacaaacaaaagctgAGTGGTAGAAAGGGAATTTGTGAGAAAAAGGAAggataaaatgataaaaacagAGCAAGGAAATTTCTCGCTCAGACAAGCAACCATCAACTCGCACACCCACTCTTTTCTCAAGCAAAAGCTCCCTCTACCGCAGGTGAGAGAGACTtttcacacacatatatatacagacATACAGACGCAGAGCCCGACTCCACCAATACCATCTACTCTCTttacccctctctctctctctctctctctctctctctctctcatgcaaaCCACTGTTGGCTAGGGTTTAATTGCTTATCATCGCCATGGCTTTTCACGCCAAGAAGCTCATCAACGACCCCAATGGTACGCAATTCGCCTTCCTCACTCTTGCATTTTCTACTCCGATTATTTTTTTGCCCTTCCTTGTGATTATCCCTCAACTTCGTGTTTGATTTTTCGAGTATGTTGCCGAGTAAAATGAGAGGAAATGTGAAGATAATGAAATTTAGGGGTCACGATACTTCTGTGCACTTTAGGTGGGGGTCACTTGTAGTAACAAGAGAAATGAAGCATAACGTTTGCTTAATTTTCACTAAGAGACTTCTGAATTTTTTGTATCCATGGTTGCAGATGTGGTGACTGAGTTCATCGAGGGTCTTGTTGAAACTTATCCTGGGCTGCAGTACTTAGATGGTTTCCCTCAGGTATTTTTTCCTGTTGCTTTGttcctttctttattttaccTCCGCCTTGTGTTTATCCCTCAATGCCATAGCCTTAAGTATGCAAATAACTAATATAATTGTGTCATTTCCTAAATGGGGATTACAGGTGAAGGTTGTGTTGCGAGCTGATGTCTCCGGTGGTACATATGACAAAGTTGCTGTTATATCAGGTTTGTTTGAGTCTCtgcaattaaaatattttcaatgtaagaatgaaaatgaaattttaaagCGTGTATGACACAGAGGATTTTCTTAATAATTTGATCATACAGGTGGTGGAAGTGGGCATGAGCCTGCACACGCTGGATTTGTGGGGGAAGGGATGCTGACAGCAGCTATATGTGGGGATGTTTTTGCCTCACCACCAGTTGATTCAGTTCTAGCAGTATGGTCTCCTgcaatttatttcttttaattggAAGGAAACTACACCTTGTCGATTTATGTACGATTGTTACCTTAGGTGACTTTGATCTAATATGATTGAACTTTAGGGCATCCGAGCTGTAACTGGTCCTATGGGTTGCCTTCTGATTGTCAAGGTATAATTTCTACTTTGTGTTAAAATTTGCTTTGTGAGGGTATTCTATGTGTGGTTGGGATGTTAAATGACAGCAATGGCATGTGGTTGGAGCATTCTGAAAACCCATTATTgatagaaattgaaaacattaaataGTAATAGAAATTGGTGGAAAATTGCATCTTCATCTGTATAAAATTCTGGAATTTCTTCTCGGATTCATAAATATTTATGGTGACAAGCAGGGCCAAATTTGGAAATGCGGCTTTTGGTTTTCTTGATATATGTTGTTGCTTTTTGGTTGTTGACAGAATTATACTGGGGACTGTTTAAATTTTGGTTTAGCTGCAGAGCAAGCAAAATCAGAAGGTTATAAAGTAGAGgtatgctttattttgtgaattctttCCTTTAGCAAGCACCAGAGGGTATAAACAAAGGGACTGCCCTTTAATGTTGCAGACTGTAATTGTTGGAGATGATTGTGCATTACCCCCGCCTCGAGGCATAGCTGGTCGAAGGGGTTTGGCCGGGACCATTCTTATTCAtaaggttctctctctctcaactgtTTCCATTTGTAATGTGGTTTCTTTAAACTATTGTATTCAACCATTTCTTTGTGTTATCTGTCATTTCATGTATGCGTGAAAGCTCATTGTGAAGGATGTTAGAAATAGGGTGTTATGTTCCTGAAGGGTTGGAAACCTTTTCACCCATGTCTTCACATCCTAATTAAAACACTGGTTCGTAGTATCAATTGTTAATCTTCAAATTTGTGACCCCTTTGTGAACAGATTGCtggagctgctgctgctgctggccTTTCGCTTGCCGATGTTGCCGCAGAAGCAAGTCGTGCATCTGAAATGGTTGGAACAATGGGTGTTGCATTATCTGTTTGCACATTGCCTGGTCGGGTTACACCGGACCGTGTGGGTCCAGGAAAGATGGAACTTGGTCTTGGAATCGTAAGTTATTCTCATCAAGTAACCTGGTCCATAAATCCAAAAGTTATGCGCTTGTTTTCTAATCATGTTAAAACATCAGTCTGTTTCTGGTTTGCATACCATAAACATTAGTCTGTTTCTGGTTTGCATACCATACATTGGAATTCATTATATTTGCTCAAATTCGTCAAGCCATATCCTGAATTGATTGTTTTTAACCCTATGGGATTTGTATCTGGCTATGATTTACCAGCATACTGTTCATACGGACTGGCACTTTTATTTACTTCTTAAATACTTTGTCAAGCTGACTAAAACTGGATTACTTTTACAGCATGGAGAACCTGGTGCTGCTGTAGCTGACCTTCAACCCGTGGATGTGATAGTTTCTCATGTTCTTAAGCAGATTTTGTCGCCAGTATACCCccatactttttaatcaatgcTTATGTCAAATATGTTTTCTTTACGTAATAAGAATGGACATTTAATATATAGTTCATGCCTCAAGTAAGTTAGAGTCCAGTTAAAtgtgtggtaagaatattgtCTTGTGAAGATAGTCAATCGATTCTTAGGTAGTTGAGTAGGATATACATAAGAAAAAGGGGAATGTATAGAATTGATTCAACACTTCATTCCAATTCTAGAGTGCGGTGAACAAAGCGCTTTCACAATGCATAGGATGAACTATTTTGTAtctacattttttttcctacaaCCCGCTGAATCGAGCTCTAAATTTCTAAAAGatccaatttatattttttgcaGGAAACTAACTACGTTCCAATTACTCGAGGTAGTAGAGTTGTGCTTATGGTCAACGGGTACGTTGGGTTTTTTACTTTATGGATTATATGAGAATTTAATTATATGGGACTTAAAACATTACTGATGCAAGGTGCATCATAATTGATAGAACAAGAATCTGATGATCTGAGAGAAAATATGCTTACTCAGTTGAGTGGATTTAActttccattttcttcttccagaGGTTTGCATGTCaatggaaatggaaaaaaaaaaaaaaaaaaaaaaaaaaacaatttggcATCTTGAGAGGAACTATCCCGAATTCAGATCAATatgttcctctctctctctctctctcagttaCGATTTGTGTTTTATGGGAAACTATTCCCTTATAGATACAAGTAAAGATGACCGTTTTGTCTTTTTAACTCTAGATTCAGTGACATGATCCCTTACCATTATTCAtattgaaagttgaaagagGAAAAATGTTGTGTACAAACTGTCTTTCATGCTATATATTTGCTTAAGagttgtatatttttttttaccaagtCAATTAAAGCTAGCATTGTAAATTTATGAGGAAAGGCAAATGTTGAAATTTCttaactttctttcttccttatCAACTTTCTTACTCTGTGTGTTATTTTCCAATTAAATTCCAATGTCAGTCCAGGCAGAACTCTTATTATGTTACtttcgtttttcttttcttttatggcaGGTTAGGTGCAACTCCTGTAATGGAACTGATGATTGCATCCGGTAAAGCAGTACCTAAGTTGCAGCTGGAACATGGATTGGCTGTTGATAGAGTATATACTGGGTCATTTATGACTTCTCTTGATATGGCAGGTTTGTTCTCTGACACATGCTGAGAGTGTTAgttatattaataatatacACATTCTTGACACTGTTTCTTCAGGTTTTTCGATTTCTATCATGAAGGCTGATCAAGCTATTTTGCAACGTCTGGATGCTGCAACAAAGGCTCCACATTGGCCTGTTGGTGTTGATGGTATCTGATTATGGTGTTTGAAT
This genomic interval carries:
- the LOC18776082 gene encoding N-alpha-acetyltransferase 40 — its product is MESKGLSRNNRENKAKPKRKEIIEKRKAMDALIKVASAEKDYLSAFPAFRHYQISGLSAFLESGRGDKLYSHVKQFIQNLLKANMEGLYGSEWPAEEKVKRREMVAPEARYVFVRNASNASSVEFLTTSEREKTSASCVEERGPIVGFVHFRFVIEEELPVLYVYELQLEPRVQGKGLGKFLMQLIELIACKNHMGAVVLTVQKANSAALNFYLCKMRYVTSTISPSRVDPLIGVEKSYEILCKTFSNEAKAILEEPLELVHSV
- the LOC18776332 gene encoding putative 3,4-dihydroxy-2-butanone kinase; amino-acid sequence: MAFHAKKLINDPNDVVTEFIEGLVETYPGLQYLDGFPQVKVVLRADVSGGTYDKVAVISGGGSGHEPAHAGFVGEGMLTAAICGDVFASPPVDSVLAGIRAVTGPMGCLLIVKNYTGDCLNFGLAAEQAKSEGYKVETVIVGDDCALPPPRGIAGRRGLAGTILIHKIAGAAAAAGLSLADVAAEASRASEMVGTMGVALSVCTLPGRVTPDRVGPGKMELGLGIHGEPGAAVADLQPVDVIVSHVLKQILSPETNYVPITRGSRVVLMVNGLGATPVMELMIASGKAVPKLQLEHGLAVDRVYTGSFMTSLDMAGFSISIMKADQAILQRLDAATKAPHWPVGVDGNHPPAKIPVPLPPSRSTKSDESLGRPAQLNAQGQILEVAIEAAAHAVKKLRDNLNEWDSKVGDGDCGSTMYRGAAAVLEDMQNYPLNDATETVNEIASSVRRVMGGTSGILYTIFCKAAYAQLKASTQGVVTSKNWAEALEASIAAVSKYGGASAGYRTLLDALIPASAVLQERLKAGDDPATAFLLSSEAALAGAESTKHMQAQAGRSSYISGEKLASVPDPGAMAAASWYRAAALAVKYKYQTSS